A genomic stretch from Erwinia sp. E_sp_B01_1 includes:
- a CDS encoding phosphoketolase family protein, with protein METSSPQPITEPELSLLDRYWRAANYLSVGQIYLMDNPLLREPLLPEHIKPRLLGHWGTTPGLNFIYVHLNRLIRQRDLNLLYICGPGHGGPGMVANTWLEGSYSDIYPQISPDAEGMRRLFRQFSFPGGIPSHAAPETPGSIHEGGELGYSLVHAFGAAFDNPDLIVPCVVGDGEAETGPLSASWHGIKFLNAARDGAVLPILHLNGYKIASPTLHGRTSDDDLRQLFNGYGYDPLFVTGDDPQLMHVQMAAAFDRVFDRIQQLQQEARSEVAAKNVPRWPMIILRSPKGWTGPKIVDGKRVEGFWRAHQVPVSSCREDESHRHILEAWLRSYRPDDLFDDQGRLMPELQALAPEGDKRMGASPYANGGRLRKELVVPEIRQFAVEVKKPGETEEQSTAVFASYLGDIFRSNPDNFRLFGPDETASNRLGKVFETTDRSWMEEIKEYDEQLSPDGRVMEVLSEHQCQGWLEGYLLTGRHGLFTCYEAFIHIVDSMFNQHAKWLKVSRKLPWRKPVSSLNYLLSSHVWRQDHNGFSHQDPGFIDHVANKKADIVRIYLPPDANTLLWVGDHCLRTWDRINVIIAGKQPEPQWLTLDEAVVHCEKGMGIWPWAGNEQAGRSPDVVMACAGDVPTLETMAAVDLLRKWLPDLQVRVVNVVDLLALQPRDQHPHGLEDPVFDEMFTPDKPVVFAFHGYPALIHRLTYQRNNHRNFHVRGFIEEGTTTTPFDMTVLNELDRYHLAQEAVMRVPGLAEKAPEVLQMLKDKLAEHHSWVREHGEDMPEVLNWKWSASPD; from the coding sequence ATGGAAACATCATCACCGCAGCCGATTACTGAGCCCGAGCTGTCATTACTGGACCGTTACTGGCGGGCAGCTAACTATCTTTCGGTCGGACAGATTTACCTGATGGATAACCCGCTGCTCAGAGAACCTCTTCTGCCGGAGCACATCAAACCACGTCTGCTGGGCCACTGGGGAACCACGCCCGGCTTAAATTTCATCTATGTGCACCTGAACCGTCTTATCCGTCAACGCGATCTCAATCTGCTTTATATTTGTGGGCCAGGACACGGCGGGCCAGGGATGGTAGCCAATACCTGGCTTGAAGGCAGCTACAGTGACATTTATCCGCAGATAAGCCCTGACGCAGAAGGAATGCGCAGGCTCTTCAGGCAGTTCTCCTTTCCCGGCGGCATCCCCAGCCATGCCGCACCCGAAACACCGGGCTCTATTCATGAAGGGGGCGAACTGGGTTACTCCCTGGTCCATGCTTTTGGGGCCGCGTTCGATAATCCCGATCTGATTGTGCCCTGCGTGGTTGGTGATGGTGAAGCTGAAACCGGCCCCTTGTCAGCCAGCTGGCACGGCATAAAATTCCTTAATGCCGCCCGCGACGGCGCGGTGTTGCCGATCCTGCATCTCAACGGCTACAAAATTGCCAGTCCCACCCTGCATGGCCGCACCAGCGATGATGACCTTCGCCAGCTGTTCAACGGCTACGGCTACGATCCTCTTTTTGTTACCGGTGACGACCCACAGCTGATGCATGTGCAGATGGCGGCGGCATTTGATCGGGTATTTGACCGCATTCAACAGCTCCAGCAGGAAGCCCGGAGTGAGGTAGCAGCGAAAAATGTCCCACGCTGGCCAATGATTATTCTTCGCAGCCCCAAAGGCTGGACCGGACCGAAAATTGTTGATGGTAAGCGCGTGGAAGGCTTCTGGCGCGCGCATCAGGTGCCGGTCTCTTCCTGCCGTGAAGATGAAAGCCACCGGCATATTCTTGAGGCCTGGCTGAGAAGCTACCGGCCAGATGATCTGTTTGATGACCAGGGCAGGCTGATGCCTGAATTGCAGGCTCTGGCCCCGGAAGGTGATAAACGGATGGGTGCCAGCCCCTATGCCAACGGAGGTCGCCTGCGTAAAGAGCTGGTTGTTCCGGAAATCCGGCAGTTTGCCGTTGAGGTTAAAAAACCCGGCGAGACGGAAGAACAGTCCACGGCGGTGTTTGCCAGCTATCTTGGTGACATTTTCCGCAGCAACCCGGACAACTTCCGTCTGTTTGGCCCGGATGAAACCGCTTCGAACCGGTTGGGGAAAGTTTTCGAGACCACTGACCGCAGCTGGATGGAAGAGATCAAAGAGTATGATGAGCAGCTGTCACCCGATGGCCGGGTAATGGAAGTGCTGAGTGAGCATCAGTGTCAGGGCTGGCTTGAGGGCTATCTGCTGACCGGCAGGCACGGTCTGTTTACCTGCTATGAGGCTTTCATTCACATTGTCGACTCAATGTTTAATCAGCACGCAAAATGGCTCAAGGTGTCGCGAAAACTTCCCTGGCGTAAACCGGTATCTTCGCTGAACTACCTGCTTTCTTCCCATGTCTGGCGGCAAGACCACAACGGTTTCAGCCATCAGGATCCGGGCTTTATCGATCATGTTGCCAACAAGAAAGCCGACATTGTGCGGATCTATCTGCCACCCGATGCCAATACGCTGCTCTGGGTTGGCGATCACTGTCTGCGCACCTGGGACCGCATCAATGTGATCATTGCCGGCAAACAGCCTGAGCCACAATGGCTGACCCTTGATGAGGCCGTGGTGCATTGCGAAAAAGGGATGGGGATCTGGCCGTGGGCTGGAAATGAACAGGCTGGACGTTCACCGGATGTGGTGATGGCATGCGCCGGTGATGTCCCGACGCTGGAGACGATGGCGGCGGTTGACCTGCTGAGAAAATGGCTGCCCGATTTGCAGGTCCGGGTAGTGAACGTGGTCGATTTACTGGCGCTGCAACCTCGGGATCAACATCCGCATGGGCTTGAAGACCCGGTTTTTGATGAGATGTTTACGCCTGATAAACCTGTGGTCTTCGCCTTCCACGGCTATCCGGCGCTGATCCATCGTCTGACCTATCAGCGAAATAACCACCGTAATTTCCACGTGCGGGGCTTTATTGAGGAAGGGACCACCACCACACCTTTTGATATGACCGTATTGAATGAGCTGGATCGCTACCACCTGGCGCAGGAAGCCGTTATGCGCGTGCCGGGTCTGGCGGAAAAAGCACCCGAAGTGTTGCAAATGCTTAAAGACAAACTGGCAGAACATCACAGTTGGGTCAGGGAACACGGCGAAGATATGCCTGAAGTACTTAACTGGAAATGGTCAGCAAGCCCGGATTGA
- a CDS encoding LysE family translocator, with product MLDPSFFSYVTVMSITPGPNNLMLATSGVNFGIRRTMPMMLGIMVGCAIQTAIAGLLLEVLLQWMSAIRLPLTLLGGAYLLWLSWKIFRAGAPELREKAQPMTLVGGALFQAVNPKAWLMATNVALMYTASSGILTVMIGFMALNLPCILVWAAMGDRLGKHLQTAWKLRAFNAVMALSLVATTLWMLIEAFQM from the coding sequence ATGCTTGATCCCTCTTTCTTCAGTTATGTCACCGTTATGTCTATCACACCAGGTCCGAATAACCTGATGCTGGCGACCTCCGGGGTGAATTTTGGCATACGTCGTACTATGCCAATGATGCTGGGCATCATGGTGGGTTGTGCCATTCAGACCGCCATTGCGGGGCTGCTGCTTGAGGTTTTGCTGCAATGGATGAGTGCCATCCGCCTGCCGTTAACCTTGCTGGGCGGCGCATATTTGCTGTGGCTCTCCTGGAAGATTTTTCGCGCTGGTGCGCCGGAACTGCGTGAAAAAGCTCAGCCGATGACGCTGGTGGGGGGCGCACTGTTTCAGGCTGTGAACCCGAAGGCCTGGCTGATGGCAACCAATGTGGCGCTGATGTATACCGCCAGCAGCGGCATCCTGACGGTGATGATCGGCTTTATGGCGTTGAATCTGCCCTGCATTCTGGTCTGGGCCGCTATGGGCGACCGGTTGGGGAAACATTTGCAGACGGCCTGGAAGCTGCGGGCATTCAACGCCGTCATGGCGCTGTCGCTGGTGGCGACAACGCTGTGGATGCTGATTGAGGCTTTCCAGATGTAA
- a CDS encoding PLP-dependent aminotransferase family protein, producing MSIVEPQESTLYHQLAETLAEAIHNGTFAPGKRLPALRRCATLHNVSINTVLTAYGILEDRGLIEARPQSGYYVRSVLPSVKTSGDRLAKVRSPGSEKLELIEAVFAAQNHPDYTNISLACPQNSDFFPSAKISRIMASLLRREPDLIASYALPPGSQRLRREIARRSMDLGMALTADNITLTHGCMEALQLALRAVTKPGDCVGLETPTYFYLFPLLASLGLKVLEIPTDPQHGLSLDALELLLQEKRVQALIAMPNVQNPLGCSMRLEDKKRLAKLVNRYQVPLLEDGLYGELQFCWPLSPAVKAFDTEGWVLYCSSFTKTVTPDFHLGWIAAGRFSEALARLKSVSSLAESRLLSETLGHFLESGGYDHHLRTLRRRYAAQLDEARGIIARHFPEGTQATQPSGGFVFWVELPASVDTVALFHRLLQEKICLTPGALYTLSERGNSALRLSCCYPFNERYTYALKRTGALACEISGTEAGMA from the coding sequence GTGTCCATTGTTGAACCGCAAGAGAGCACGCTTTACCACCAGCTGGCCGAAACGCTGGCAGAAGCTATTCATAACGGCACTTTTGCGCCGGGTAAACGCCTTCCCGCGTTGCGACGCTGCGCCACCCTGCATAACGTCAGCATCAATACTGTGCTGACGGCCTACGGGATCCTGGAGGATCGGGGGCTGATCGAAGCCCGCCCGCAATCGGGTTACTACGTGCGGAGCGTATTGCCATCGGTCAAGACCAGCGGCGATCGCCTGGCAAAAGTGCGTTCTCCAGGGAGTGAAAAGCTGGAGTTGATTGAGGCAGTCTTTGCCGCTCAGAATCACCCCGATTACACCAATATCTCGCTGGCCTGTCCGCAAAACAGTGACTTCTTCCCCAGCGCCAAAATCAGCCGGATTATGGCTTCGCTGCTGCGACGCGAGCCGGATCTGATTGCCAGTTATGCCCTGCCGCCCGGTAGCCAGCGACTACGCCGGGAGATTGCCCGTCGCTCGATGGATTTGGGCATGGCACTGACGGCTGACAACATCACCCTGACCCACGGCTGCATGGAAGCTCTCCAGCTTGCGCTGCGGGCGGTCACGAAACCGGGTGACTGCGTGGGGCTTGAAACGCCCACCTATTTTTACCTTTTCCCTCTGCTGGCAAGCCTGGGCCTGAAAGTGCTGGAGATCCCCACTGACCCGCAGCACGGGCTTTCTCTGGATGCCCTGGAGCTGTTATTGCAGGAAAAAAGGGTACAGGCGCTGATTGCCATGCCTAACGTGCAGAACCCGTTGGGGTGCAGTATGAGGCTGGAGGATAAAAAACGGCTGGCGAAGCTGGTTAACCGCTATCAGGTCCCGCTGCTTGAGGATGGCCTGTACGGGGAACTGCAATTCTGCTGGCCGCTCTCTCCGGCGGTTAAGGCATTCGATACGGAAGGCTGGGTATTGTACTGCTCAAGCTTTACGAAAACGGTGACGCCCGATTTTCATCTCGGCTGGATAGCCGCAGGGCGTTTCAGCGAGGCGCTGGCGAGGCTCAAATCCGTCTCATCGCTGGCAGAATCTCGTCTGCTTTCAGAAACTCTCGGGCACTTTCTGGAGTCGGGAGGCTACGATCATCATCTGCGTACGCTGCGCCGACGCTATGCAGCTCAACTGGATGAGGCCCGTGGCATCATTGCCCGTCACTTCCCTGAAGGGACTCAGGCTACTCAACCCAGCGGTGGGTTTGTGTTCTGGGTCGAACTGCCTGCCAGCGTCGACACCGTGGCGTTGTTTCACCGGCTGCTGCAGGAGAAAATTTGCCTGACGCCAGGCGCGCTTTATACCCTCAGCGAGCGGGGTAACAGCGCACTCCGGCTCTCCTGCTGCTACCCGTTTAACGAACGCTACACCTACGCACTGAAAAGAACCGGCGCACTGGCCTGTGAAATCAGCGGTACCGAAGCCGGGATGGCATGA
- a CDS encoding PhzF family phenazine biosynthesis protein, with protein MTKLRSFKQVDVFTSSALNGNPLAVILDASGLSDEQMKAIARWTNLSETTFVLPAEDPQADYRVRIFTPDIELPFAGHPTLGTAHALLENGLTPKNAGHMVQECGLGLVKIKRSAEGALAFAAPEATLTGFSDAPLSSALNSDELETKLPVMIADMGIRWLLVPMKSAEAVLAIKPNIVEFERLLNKAQVNGVMPFGPLDGQEEQYEVRGLLIEQGSFTEDPVTGSANACLARYLQAQGVELDYRVRQGTAMQRAGRLSVTYSAGGVWIGGQTVTVIDGTLNV; from the coding sequence ATGACTAAACTACGTTCTTTTAAACAGGTTGATGTTTTTACCTCATCCGCGCTTAACGGCAATCCTCTGGCGGTGATTCTGGACGCCAGTGGCCTCAGCGATGAACAGATGAAGGCCATTGCACGCTGGACTAATCTTTCGGAAACCACTTTTGTCCTGCCCGCTGAGGATCCGCAGGCCGACTACAGAGTTCGCATTTTTACGCCTGATATTGAGTTACCTTTTGCCGGCCATCCCACGTTAGGCACCGCGCATGCTCTGCTTGAAAACGGCCTTACGCCGAAAAATGCCGGACATATGGTGCAGGAGTGTGGGCTGGGGCTGGTAAAAATTAAACGTTCCGCGGAGGGTGCTCTGGCTTTCGCTGCTCCGGAAGCGACGCTGACCGGGTTCAGCGATGCTCCGCTCAGCAGCGCCTTAAACAGCGATGAGTTGGAAACGAAGCTGCCGGTGATGATTGCTGATATGGGTATTCGCTGGCTGCTGGTGCCGATGAAATCTGCCGAAGCGGTGCTGGCCATCAAACCCAATATTGTCGAGTTTGAGCGGCTGCTAAACAAAGCGCAGGTCAATGGCGTCATGCCTTTTGGCCCGCTTGATGGCCAGGAAGAACAATATGAAGTGCGCGGCCTGCTAATTGAACAGGGCTCCTTCACTGAAGACCCCGTTACCGGTAGCGCTAATGCCTGCCTGGCCCGTTATCTCCAGGCTCAGGGTGTTGAGCTGGACTACCGCGTCCGTCAGGGCACCGCCATGCAGCGTGCAGGTCGCCTCAGCGTGACCTATAGCGCCGGTGGCGTATGGATTGGCGGCCAGACGGTGACGGTCATCGACGGCACCCTGAACGTCTGA
- a CDS encoding SDR family oxidoreductase — MSHKIALITGASRGLGENAALKLAARGVDVILTYRSKQSEAEQVVKRIEELGARAVALPLDVGDSHSFDSFAAELKTQLKDLWQRDTFDYLVNNAGTGLHANFDETTEAQFDEMVNIHFKGPFFLTQKLLPLLVNGGRILNISSGLARFSLPGSSAYASVKGAMEVLTRYQAKELGARGISVNILAPGAIETDFSGGMVRDNPQVNAFVASQTALGRVGLPDDIGNAVAQILSDESGWINGQRIEASGGMYL, encoded by the coding sequence ATGAGCCATAAAATCGCACTTATCACCGGCGCAAGCCGTGGTTTAGGGGAAAATGCCGCCCTGAAGCTGGCAGCCAGAGGCGTAGACGTTATTTTGACTTACCGCAGTAAGCAGTCGGAAGCCGAGCAGGTCGTGAAGCGCATTGAAGAGCTGGGTGCCCGTGCGGTGGCCCTGCCGCTGGATGTTGGCGACAGTCATTCCTTTGATTCTTTTGCCGCGGAACTTAAGACGCAGCTAAAAGATCTCTGGCAGCGTGATACCTTTGATTATTTAGTAAACAATGCGGGCACCGGTCTGCATGCGAATTTTGATGAGACTACGGAAGCGCAGTTTGATGAGATGGTGAATATCCATTTCAAGGGCCCTTTTTTCCTGACCCAGAAGCTGTTGCCATTATTGGTCAACGGCGGACGTATCCTCAATATCTCCAGCGGACTTGCCCGCTTCAGCCTGCCAGGCTCCAGCGCCTATGCATCGGTCAAGGGAGCTATGGAAGTGCTGACCCGCTATCAGGCCAAAGAGCTGGGCGCGCGGGGAATTTCAGTCAATATCCTGGCGCCGGGTGCGATTGAAACAGATTTCAGCGGCGGGATGGTACGGGATAACCCGCAGGTGAATGCCTTTGTAGCCTCGCAGACGGCGTTGGGCAGGGTAGGGTTGCCGGATGATATCGGCAATGCGGTGGCACAAATCCTCAGCGACGAAAGCGGCTGGATCAACGGCCAGCGCATTGAAGCTTCAGGCGGTATGTACCTCTGA
- a CDS encoding LysR family transcriptional regulator: protein MDKIQAMQVFVRVAELHSFTRAAENLGLPKGSLSRQLQALENAMGTRLLHRTTRRVQLTQDGLVYYERCRDVLATLEEMDSLFQHDPATLSGRLRVDMSVSLACNYILPLLPDFLQQYPGIELELSSSDRRVDVIREGFDCVVRAGVLEDSGLIARPLGMLTLINCASPAYLERFGTPVTLDDLAQHAMVHYSQQLGGHPEGFEFWDGKTARLIQTGGTITVNNTETYRAACTAGLGIIQVPLSGMKQLLAERTLVEILPHFRARPMPVSLIYPHRRNLARRVHVFMEWLTQAMKKYIA from the coding sequence ATGGATAAAATTCAAGCAATGCAGGTTTTTGTCAGGGTAGCTGAACTCCACAGTTTTACCCGGGCTGCAGAAAATTTAGGCTTGCCTAAAGGCAGTCTTTCACGGCAGCTACAGGCCCTGGAAAATGCCATGGGTACCCGTTTACTACACCGCACGACACGTCGGGTACAGCTCACGCAGGATGGTCTGGTCTATTACGAACGTTGTAGGGATGTGCTGGCTACGCTGGAGGAGATGGACTCATTATTTCAGCACGATCCTGCCACGCTGAGCGGCAGGCTGCGTGTAGATATGTCCGTCAGCCTCGCCTGCAATTATATCCTGCCCCTGTTACCCGATTTTTTGCAGCAGTATCCCGGTATAGAGCTGGAACTGAGTAGCAGTGACCGGCGTGTCGATGTCATCCGCGAAGGATTTGACTGTGTGGTTCGCGCTGGCGTGCTGGAAGATTCCGGATTGATCGCCAGGCCTCTGGGCATGCTGACGTTGATTAACTGCGCCAGTCCGGCTTATCTGGAGCGTTTTGGCACGCCTGTCACCCTGGACGATTTGGCTCAGCACGCTATGGTTCATTACAGCCAGCAATTGGGCGGCCACCCGGAAGGTTTCGAATTCTGGGACGGTAAAACGGCCCGCTTAATTCAGACCGGGGGGACCATTACCGTCAACAATACCGAGACTTACCGGGCGGCCTGTACGGCAGGACTGGGTATCATCCAGGTCCCTTTGTCCGGAATGAAACAGCTTCTGGCAGAGAGAACCCTGGTTGAGATTCTGCCGCATTTCCGGGCCAGACCTATGCCCGTTTCGCTCATCTATCCGCACCGCCGCAACCTTGCGCGTCGCGTGCATGTTTTTATGGAATGGCTCACTCAGGCAATGAAAAAGTACATAGCCTGA
- the yhjD gene encoding inner membrane protein YhjD codes for MKENQPAEAQRETEKPLINIKTGNHTVDKSITRVSRLISWFQAIPTVAHFLRAGERFNDRLGSQFGAAITYFSFLSLIPILMVSFAAVGFVLASNQDLLTELINKIVNNISDPTLASTLKNTVNTAVQQRTTVGLTGLFIALYSGISWMGNLREAIRAQFRDVWERNKQDKEKIWFKYSRDLISLMGLVLALIITLSLTSIAGAAQASIVRALGLEGIEWLRPAMTLIALSISIMANYLLFLWIFWILPRHKPRKKALFRGTLLAAIGFEVIKFIMTLTLPKLASSPSGAAFGSVLGLMAFFYFFARLTLFCAAWIATAKYKDDKPVNSKTDQQQIPPTP; via the coding sequence ATGAAGGAAAATCAACCAGCTGAAGCTCAACGCGAAACTGAAAAACCTCTGATCAACATTAAAACAGGCAATCACACCGTCGATAAATCCATCACCAGGGTTTCACGGCTGATAAGCTGGTTCCAGGCGATTCCGACGGTGGCGCATTTTCTCCGCGCCGGCGAACGCTTCAATGACCGTCTGGGGAGCCAGTTTGGCGCGGCCATTACCTATTTCTCATTTCTCTCGCTGATCCCCATTCTGATGGTGTCGTTTGCTGCCGTGGGTTTTGTGCTGGCTTCAAATCAGGATTTGCTGACGGAGCTGATCAATAAGATCGTTAATAACATCAGCGATCCCACGCTGGCTTCAACGCTTAAAAACACCGTGAACACGGCAGTTCAACAGCGCACTACCGTAGGCCTGACCGGATTGTTTATCGCTCTCTATTCCGGCATCAGCTGGATGGGAAATCTGCGTGAGGCCATCCGTGCCCAGTTCCGCGATGTCTGGGAGCGTAACAAACAGGACAAAGAGAAAATCTGGTTCAAATACTCCCGCGATCTGATCTCCCTGATGGGGCTGGTGCTGGCGCTGATTATCACGCTTTCACTGACCTCGATAGCGGGGGCCGCTCAGGCTTCGATAGTCCGGGCATTGGGGCTTGAAGGCATTGAATGGCTGAGACCGGCAATGACGCTGATTGCGCTGTCGATTTCAATCATGGCCAACTATCTCCTGTTCCTGTGGATTTTCTGGATATTACCGCGCCATAAGCCGCGCAAAAAAGCGCTGTTCCGTGGCACTCTGCTGGCGGCTATTGGCTTCGAAGTAATTAAATTTATTATGACGCTGACGCTGCCGAAACTCGCCTCCTCCCCGTCCGGAGCCGCATTTGGTTCGGTACTGGGACTGATGGCATTTTTCTACTTCTTCGCGCGGCTGACGCTGTTTTGTGCGGCCTGGATTGCCACAGCGAAGTACAAGGATGATAAACCTGTCAATTCAAAGACTGACCAACAGCAGATTCCTCCCACGCCTTAG
- a CDS encoding CDP-diacylglycerol diphosphatase, which produces MQGRKRILIVVAVIGIIVTAGCASMALNYQKNSEALWKTVSEKCVPDQMQNNDPTPCRQVDLRNGYVVLKDRNGPLQFLLLPVEKITGIESPALLNPATPNFMAEAWRSRHFMENKRGKPIEDSAYALTINSRWGRTQNQLHIHISCLRPDIRRQLDGMAHSLTSLWQSEQLGKHEYLVRAATRDDIKKMSPFIRIANELPGAREEMGNYGVAVAALPDGRRALMVIKRNLLLLNRGSAEELQDHSCSILKS; this is translated from the coding sequence ATGCAGGGGCGAAAGCGTATCCTGATTGTAGTTGCGGTAATTGGGATAATTGTGACGGCCGGTTGTGCCTCAATGGCGTTAAATTACCAAAAAAATTCAGAGGCACTGTGGAAGACTGTCAGTGAAAAATGTGTGCCTGACCAGATGCAGAACAATGATCCGACACCCTGCCGTCAGGTTGACCTGCGCAATGGCTATGTGGTCCTGAAAGATCGTAATGGTCCGCTGCAGTTTTTATTGCTGCCCGTTGAAAAAATCACCGGTATTGAAAGCCCCGCCTTGCTGAATCCTGCCACGCCGAATTTCATGGCTGAGGCCTGGCGTTCACGCCATTTTATGGAAAATAAGCGCGGTAAGCCGATTGAAGATAGCGCCTATGCTCTGACCATCAATTCCCGGTGGGGAAGAACGCAAAATCAACTGCACATTCACATCTCCTGCCTGCGGCCCGATATCCGCAGGCAGCTGGATGGCATGGCCCATTCACTGACTTCGTTATGGCAATCTGAGCAGCTTGGGAAACATGAATATCTGGTGCGTGCAGCAACGCGGGATGACATTAAAAAAATGAGCCCGTTTATCCGGATTGCCAACGAATTGCCGGGCGCGCGCGAAGAGATGGGCAATTACGGTGTAGCGGTTGCGGCGTTACCAGATGGCCGCCGTGCGTTGATGGTGATTAAACGTAATTTGCTGCTGCTGAACCGCGGCTCTGCCGAAGAATTGCAGGATCACAGCTGTAGTATTCTGAAATCGTAA
- a CDS encoding sulfate ABC transporter substrate-binding protein — protein MKKWSVGLTLLLASTSVLAKDIQLLNVSYDPTRELYEQYNKAFSAHYKQETGDNVVVRQSHGGSGKQATSVINGIRADVVTLALESDVDAIAQRGRIDKDWIKRLPDNSAPYTSTIVFLVRKGNPKQIHDWGDLIKPGVSVITPNPKTSGGARWNYLAAWGWALDHNNGDQAKAQAYVKALFKNVEVQDSGARGATNTFVERGLGDVLIAWENEAYLAVNKLGKDKFDIVTPSESILAEPTVSVVDKVVDERDSRKAADAYLKYLYSPEGQTIAAQNYYRPRDPAVAKKFASTFAPVKLFTIENKFGGWAKAQKTHFTDGGTYDQVMKPE, from the coding sequence ATGAAGAAGTGGAGTGTGGGATTAACCTTATTACTGGCATCAACCAGCGTGCTGGCGAAAGATATTCAGTTGCTGAACGTCTCTTACGATCCGACCCGCGAGCTGTATGAACAGTATAACAAAGCCTTCAGCGCGCATTACAAGCAGGAAACCGGTGATAACGTGGTCGTTCGTCAGTCTCATGGTGGCTCCGGCAAACAGGCCACTTCTGTGATTAATGGCATTCGTGCTGATGTGGTTACGCTGGCGCTGGAATCCGATGTGGATGCCATTGCTCAACGTGGCCGTATCGACAAAGACTGGATCAAACGTCTCCCTGATAACTCCGCGCCCTACACTTCGACTATTGTTTTCCTGGTACGTAAAGGTAATCCGAAACAAATCCATGACTGGGGTGATTTAATTAAACCAGGCGTGTCCGTGATCACTCCTAATCCTAAAACCTCCGGTGGCGCTCGCTGGAACTACCTTGCAGCCTGGGGCTGGGCGTTGGATCACAACAACGGCGATCAGGCAAAAGCTCAGGCCTATGTGAAAGCGCTGTTTAAAAACGTTGAAGTGCAGGATTCAGGCGCGCGTGGTGCTACCAACACCTTTGTTGAGCGGGGATTGGGCGATGTACTGATTGCATGGGAAAACGAAGCCTATCTTGCCGTGAATAAACTGGGTAAAGATAAGTTTGATATCGTTACGCCAAGTGAATCGATCCTGGCTGAGCCTACGGTGTCCGTAGTGGATAAAGTGGTGGACGAGCGTGACAGCCGTAAAGCGGCCGATGCTTACCTGAAATATCTTTATTCTCCCGAGGGGCAAACCATCGCCGCACAGAACTACTATCGCCCTCGCGATCCCGCTGTAGCGAAGAAATTCGCCAGCACCTTCGCGCCGGTAAAATTGTTTACCATCGAAAACAAGTTTGGTGGCTGGGCTAAGGCGCAGAAAACCCACTTCACGGATGGCGGCACCTACGATCAGGTGATGAAGCCTGAGTAA
- the pfkA gene encoding 6-phosphofructokinase, protein MIKKIGVLTSGGDAPGMNAAIRGVVRAALSEGLEVCGVYDGYLGLYEDRMANLDRYSVSDMINRGGTFLGSARFPEFREESVRSVAIDNMKKRGIDALVVIGGDGSYMGAKRLTEMGFPCIGLPGTIDNDVAGTDYTIGYFTALETVVEAIDRLRDTSSSHQRISIVEVMGRYCGDLTLAAAIAGGCEFIVLPEIPYTREELVEEIKAGIAKGKKHAIVAITEHICDIDELAKYIEAETKRETRSTVLGHIQRGGAPVAYDRILASRMGAYSIELLLQGYGGRCVGIQNEKMVHHDIIDAIENMKRPFKGDWLDTAKKLY, encoded by the coding sequence ATGATTAAAAAAATCGGTGTACTGACAAGTGGCGGTGACGCTCCGGGTATGAACGCAGCCATCCGGGGCGTGGTACGTGCCGCTCTCAGTGAAGGCCTGGAAGTGTGTGGCGTTTATGATGGATATCTGGGTTTGTACGAAGATCGCATGGCTAACCTGGATCGCTATAGCGTGTCCGATATGATCAACCGGGGCGGCACTTTCCTGGGCTCAGCGCGTTTCCCTGAATTCCGCGAAGAGTCGGTGCGGTCCGTCGCCATTGATAATATGAAAAAGCGCGGTATTGATGCGCTGGTTGTCATTGGCGGTGACGGCTCCTATATGGGCGCCAAACGCCTGACCGAAATGGGTTTCCCCTGTATCGGTCTGCCGGGCACCATTGATAACGACGTAGCCGGAACTGACTACACCATCGGTTACTTCACCGCGCTGGAAACCGTTGTTGAAGCCATTGACCGCCTGCGTGATACCTCTTCTTCTCACCAGCGCATCTCGATTGTGGAAGTGATGGGACGTTACTGTGGCGATCTGACGCTGGCAGCGGCCATTGCCGGAGGCTGTGAGTTTATTGTCCTGCCTGAAATTCCTTATACCCGTGAAGAGCTGGTGGAAGAGATTAAAGCGGGCATAGCTAAAGGTAAAAAGCACGCAATCGTGGCAATTACCGAGCACATCTGTGATATCGACGAACTGGCCAAATATATCGAAGCGGAAACCAAACGCGAAACCCGTTCTACGGTGCTGGGGCATATCCAACGTGGTGGCGCGCCAGTAGCCTATGACCGTATTCTGGCCTCCCGCATGGGCGCCTACTCAATTGAGTTGCTGTTGCAGGGCTACGGTGGACGTTGTGTCGGCATCCAGAATGAGAAGATGGTGCATCACGACATCATTGATGCCATTGAAAATATGAAGCGTCCTTTCAAAGGTGACTGGCTGGATACCGCCAAAAAACTCTACTGA